The Blastopirellula marina nucleotide sequence CCCCTTGTCCCGGCAAGCCCTGGCCGACTGAACAAGGTAAACGTCACCACCGGCGGTGCTCGTCCATTGAGCCTGGCCCCTGGTCGCGAGTTTTGGTCGGTTAAACCACCAGCCGCTTTACCGGAAGTGACGCTGCAAGATTCGATTATCACGGTTCCTTTGGAAAAGCCCTTCTTTGGCAAGATGGCCCTGGGGATTGCTGGTCGCGCGCCGACGGTGATCGTCAACGTCTACCAGGAAGGTCGCAAGGCGGCCGACAACTACGGGCGTTTTATGCTCGTCGATCCGACCACGCAAAAGAGCTCAGCCGTGACCGAGTTTGAACAGCCGTATCGGGTTGTCGCCGTTGCCCCCAACGCGGCAATGTTCGCGGCAATTCGCGTCGAAGGATGGGACACAGGCAACGATCTCGCACTCTTTTCCATCAACGGACAGACGATCACCCCGCTGTATGAGTTCACCGTCGGTGGCGGCAGTTGGAAAGAGTTCGTGTCGGCAAAGTTTCTCCCTAACAACCGCCTGGCTGTTGTCACCAAGGATAAGAAGCTGACGTTCTGGGACTTGAGCGGCACCGTCCCGCGAGCCGTGCAGCAGGGAGAACTGGCCGACTCCGTGCATGTCAGCTTTTCGCCGGCTGGCGAACTGATGGCCTTTCCGGCGAAGAAGTACGTTGGCTTTTTGGATACGTCCAATGGAAACATCGTCGGCAGCATCGAGCCAGAGTCGGACGTCGAGCGGGCCGCGATATCCGCCGATGGCAAACGAGTGGCCATAAAGTTGTGGGACAAGCTGGTCATTTACAGCATGGAGGACGGCACGCACATCAAGACAATCCCTGTGGCCGATACGGGGGACGACGATCTGACTTGGGTGGGTGAGTACGTCAAGCTCAATGAAACCGTCTACGACGTCGAGCGAACGTTGCCCCTGTGGACGTACAAAACACGTTCCTCGGCCAAGCAGGTTTATGGCGATCGGATGTTTGCCTGCTTCGGCGACAAGCAGTCGAGCCAGTTGACCATCACCACCTTGCCGCATGAAGCAGCCATTCGCACGGCGGAAACGGTCGATCCGAAGACGCTGTACGTGATGTCGCCGGGAAGTGCGGTTCGGGTGAACTACCAGTTTGTCAACGTACCGGACGACTATCAACGACAGATCGAAGACGCAGTCAGTGCTAAGCTGAAAGAAAGTAGCTGGGTGAACAACAACAACGCCAGCGTCATACTGGAGGTCTCGGTGCACGAGGGGGACGAGAAGGAAGAAGATTACTACACCGAGAAGGCTCGCACACTCGGCGGCATTGTCCTTCCTCCGCGTCCCTTCGGCGTTCGCCCCAATGGCCCCAGCGAAAAGGTCAAGTTCCGTCCCTGGGTGCATAGCTTCGTGCTCAAGAATGGCAACGATGTTTTATTCAAAGGCGAGTACACCCGCGGGGCACCAAGCAGCTTTCAAACCGAAGAAGGGGAAGAGATTCAAGCCGCCGTGCTGAAACTCATCCACCCAGACCCGAAGTGGTTTGGCCGCATCAAGGTCCCCTCTTATATTTTGAAGTCGACCATCCGCGAGGGCCTGGGCGAATCGAATCTGACCGCTTCAGGCTTGAACTGAAACCAGGCTAACCGCGCCGCGCATTGCGGTAGTCGCGCGGAGACATACCGGTCGCACGACGAAACTGCCGCGTGAAGGCGCTTTGGTCGGAATAACCGGCCTGCATGGCGATGCTCGAGATCGACTCGTCCGAGGTCCTCAGGCGGCGCTGAGCCAGGTCGATCCGCAGTTTCAACAGCCACTGCCCGGTCGTTAAACCGAACACGCGTCGCATGCGGCGGTCGAGCTGGTAAGGGGACATCTCCGCAATATCGGCCAGGTCGGCAACGCTGGGGGGATCATGCAGGTTGGCTTCCGCAAAATTGATGGCGGCAATCACGTGCTGATATTCATCGGTCGAAAGATCCGGAAGTCGCAGGTCTTGCGAAACACCCACCAGGCCGACCACTTCCCCAGTGCGACTGCGCAGCGGCAACTTGCTGGTCAAGCACCACCCCACGTCACGGGTCGCATAGAAATGAAGTTCCAACTGACCGACCAACGGTTGCCCCGTTTCCAGCACTTTGCGGTCCTGGTCCTCGAAGCTTTGCGCAAGTGGTGGTCGCAACACCTCGCCAGGCAGGCGTCCCAGCAGATCGCTCTTGCTATGAGCGCCGCAGCGTTGGACGAGCGTGTTGTTGACGACCAGGTACTGGCCTTTCGTGTTTTTGATAAAAAACACAATGTCAGGCAGGTGGTCGAACAGCTCTTCGCCGGTGAACGGCTTGTCCAACTGACCGAGAATTTCCTGTATTTCCGTGATCATAGGCCCCTTCTATATGTATGCGCAAATTCAAGTCGCAATTGGGTCGTTTGTCAAGACAAAACGGCACCGGACAGGGTAATATCAGGGAAACATCGAATCTTACTCCAGCCCTTCCTTTTACCGAGTAGCGCGAGTGAACGATAAATCGCAAGTATTCCGCGGCTGTATTCCAGCACTCATGACCCCGTGCCAGAAAGATGGTACGCCCAACTTCGAGGCACTGGTCGCCAAAGGCAAAGAGCTGATCGACGTCGGCATGTCGGCGGTCGTCTATTGCGGGTCGATGGGAGACTGGCCGCTGCTGACCGATGCCCAGCGTCAGGAAGGGGTTCGGCAACTCACGGCGGCTGGCGTGCCCGTGGTCGTTGGCACTGGAGCCCAGAATCCGAAGCTCGCCGCGGCGCATGCGGCTCATGCGAAAGAAGTGGGCGCTGCCGGGTTGATGGTCATTCCGCGGGTTCTTTCACGCGGGACTTCCAAGACTGCTCAGCGCGATCACTTCTCGGCCATCCTCACCGCGGCAGGCGACTTGCCGGCGGTGATTTACAACAGCCCCTACTACGGTTTTGAAACCAAAGCCGACTTGTTCTTCGACCTGCGACGCGAATTTTCCAACCTGGTCGGTTTCAAGGAATTCGGCGGAGCGAACTCGCTGACCTACGCTGCCGAACACATCACTGGTACCAACCCAGACCTGGTGTTGATGGTGGGTGTCGACACGCAGGTCTACCACGGCTTTATTCGCTGCAATGCCAAGGGGGCGATCACCGGTGTGGGCAATGCCTTGCCGAAAGAGGTGCTGCGATTGGTCGAATTGTGCGAGAAAGGAGCCGCGGGGTGTGCCCAGTCACGTAAACTCGCGTGGGAATTGAACGAAGCATTGACCGTTCTGTCGACCTTCGACGAAGGGCCGGACCTGGTGCTGTATTACAAGTACCTGATGGTCCTGGAAGGAAATCCCGAGTACGAGCATCACTTCAACGAAACCGACAAGCTGAGCCCCAGTCAGCGAGACTACTTGAAAGCACAGTGGGAACTGTTCCGCAAATGGTGGGATTCGTGGCCTGGCTCGCAAGGTTAGTTTCCCCCTTCTTCTTTCTGCTTCGCTGGACAGTGCTGAATGATTACCCCCTCGCATCCTGAACGCGTGCTGATTGTCGGTTCTGGGATTGTCGGAATTGCCTGTGCCCACTATCTCTCGAAACAGGGATTGAAGGTCACCGTGATCGACCGCGGGACGATCGCCGGTGCGTGTTCGCATGGCAACTGCGGCTACATTTGCCCCAGCCACGTCTTGCCCCTGACCGAGCCGGAGGCCGTGCGTACCGCTGCGAAATCCTTGCTGCAGCCGAATGCTCCGTTCCGCGTGAAACCACGCTTCAGTCCGGCGATGTGGAACTGGATGTGGCAGTTCGCGCGGCGCTGTAACCATAAGCAGATGCTTTCGGCTGGGGCCGCGCTCAAGTCGATCCTCGATGCTTCGATGAGCGAGTATCGACGCCTGGTTCAGGAAGAGTCGCTCGACTGCGAGTGGAAAGAGACTGGCCTACTGTATGTCCTGCAAACCGAGAAGGGCATGCGATCGTTCGCCGAGACCGATCGCTTCCTGACCGATCACTTTGGTGTTTCCGCCCAGCGTCTCGACGGCAGCGAGCTTTCCCGTTTCGAGCCAGCGTTGAACGACAACCTGGCCGGCGCGTTCCATTACTCCGGCGATGCTTCGGTACGGCCAGATCGACTAAATGCCGACTGGACGGGCAAGCTCAAGCAGCGCGGGGTGACGTTTCTGGAAAACTGCGAATTACAACACATCGAGAAAGAGAACGGCCGCATCGTTTGCCTGCATACCTCGCACGGCGCGCTGGATGCCGATCAGTTTGTGATTGCGACCGGTGCCTGGAGCACGCGACTGGGCAAGTCGCTGGAGTGCCGTATTCCGATCGAACCTGGCAAGGGATATTCGGTGACGATGTCGAGACCATCGAAGTGCCCCCAGTACCCGATGCTTCTGCCGGAACACAAAGTGGGCGTTTCGCCCTTTGAAGGGGGTTACCGCTTGGGATCGATGATGGAGTTCTGCGGATACGACGAATCGATTCCAGAGAAACGGATTGAGCAGCTTCGCCAGTCGGCCAGACCCTACCTACGGACGCCGGATACCCCGGAAACACATTCGACCTGGTACGGCTGGCGGCCCATGACCTGGGATAGCCTGCCCATCATCGGGCAAGTTCCACGTCTGAAGAACGCCTACCTGGCGACCGGGCACAACATGTTAGGACTGAGCATGGCCACGGCGACCGGGCGTCTGGTGAGCGAAATGATGACACAATTGACACCGCACATCGATCCCGAACCGTACTCCCCCCTTCGATTTGCCTAGCGCGGAGCCTCCACCAAGTACATTTTTGAGAAGTTCCCCCTCGACGGCTTGTTTTTGATTAGAATGGGGAGGGAATCCCCCTATCTTCTTACCTTCCTTGAAAAGCTCCACTGTTTGAGGTGCCCCTTGATACAAACAGTCCTGTCGTTCGCGCGGTTTACTACTGCGTTTGTTTTGTCGCTGATTCTGTTCTCTACGATCGCCACGATCAGCCAGGCAGCCGATGACGCCAAGCGTCCTGATCGTAACGTCATCTTCTTCATCACCGATGACGAAAGCCCCACGCTGGGTTGCTATGGCGACAAAGTTGCCGTGACGCCAACCATCGACGCATTGGCCAAGGACGGAACGCTGTTTCGCAACGCGTTTGCAACTACGGCCAGTTGCAGTGCCAGTCGCTCGGTGGTGTTGACCGGCCTGCACAATCATATGAATGGCCAGTACGGTCATACGCACCACTTCCACAAGTTTTCTTCGTACCACGATGTGGTCAGCCTGGCTCTGCCACGCTTGATGGCTCAGGCCGGCTATCGCACCGGTCTGTGCGGCAAGTATCACGTGGCACCGGAAGCGGTCTTCCACTTCGAGAAGACGATCCCCGGCAACACGCGTTCACCAGTCGAGATGGCCAACAACTGCAAGGACTTCATCACGGCCGACAGCGACAAGCCGTTCTTCCTGTACTTTGCCACCAGCGATCCGCACCGCGGCGGTGGAGTGGATAAGACTTCACCCTTGGAACTGAAGCCAGACCTCTTTGGCAACAAGCCCAACAAGAAGGCTTACCCAGGCATCGAAGAAGTCTTCTACGATCCCGCCGAGGTCCCCATTCCCGAGTTCCTTTCCGACACGCCTGATACTCGCGCAGAACTGTCGCAGTACTACCAGGCCGTTTCGCGTATCGATCAGGGTTTAAAGCGACTGGTCGATATCCTGAAAGAGAACGGCCTGTACGACAAGACGATGATCATCTTTACGGCCGACCACGGCATGGCGTTCTCAGGCGGTAAAACCACGGTTTACGAAGGTGGCCTGCGTGTTCCTTTCGTCGTGCGTAATCCATACGAGAAGAAGCGTGGCGTTGAAACGGATGCGATGATCAGCCACGTCGACATCACCCCTTCGATCCTGGACTTCGCAGGCGGATTGGATCGCGAAGCACAGCGTCCGAAGCACCCGATTAATGCCAATGCGTTCTGGAAGGAACGTGGCGAGGCCCTGCAAGAGAATCGCAACGGCGGCAACAAGTTCGATCAATATCACGGCAAGTCGTGGATTCCGCTCTTAGGCGACCCAGAAGCGACAACGCACGATTCGATCTTCGCGTCGCACACGTTCCACGAGATCCAGATGTACTACCCCATGCGAGTCTATCGCGACAAGCACTTCAAGTTGATCTGGAACATCGCTCATAAGCTGGACTACCCTTTCGCGTCGGACCTGTGGGCCGCTTCAAGCTGGCAGGCACAGTATCAGAAGGGGGAAGATGCTCCTTACGGTAACAAGACCGTAGGCGAGTACATTCATCGTCCCGAGTTCGAGTTTTTCAACATCGAGACCGATCCCGAAGAAACGCTGAACCTGGCCAACGATCCGGCCTACGCCGAGAAACTGGAAGAGTACAAGGCCAAGCTCAAAGCCAAGCAAAAAGAACTCGACGATCCTTGGATCATGAAGTGGAGCTACCAATAACGATGGCTCGCTTCGATTGAGTTGAACTCGCGAAGGCCCTTCAATCCTTACTTGAAGGGCCTTTTTCATGCGCGAATTCGTGTCGAAATGGTGCGATTTGAAGAAATAAACGCGAGAAATATTTCTACTGATTGAGTTTTCAGGCGATCTTTGGCAACATGATCCCCCGCCCGCGTCCCCACCGCGGTGGATCCACTTCATCTGCAAATCAATCAAAAGGCCTCTGATGCTCCTTCGACGGATTCTTTGCCGGCAAGCTCTCCTTCTCGTTGCGGCAACGCTTCTCTTTGCGACCTCTACTGGCGAGAGCCAGGCAGAAACGCAACTCGATTGGACGCAGCTACCAGACCTGCCCAGCGAACTGGGCGTTGCCGGCCCCTTTGCCGGCATCAGCAACGACGCGTTGATTGTCGCCGGTGGGGCAAACTTTCCGCGCCCCGTCTGGGAGTCGAACAAACAGTGGGTCGATGCCATCCACGTATTGGTTCGCACGAGTGATGGTTACAGCTGGAAAGAAGGAGGCACGCTCCCTCGCCCTACCGCGTACGGAGCAAGCGTCAGCACGAAGCTGGGTGTACTGTGCTTGGGTGGCAATGACACAGAAGACGTTTTCGCCGAAGCGTACTTTTTGAAATGGAATGGTCAAAAGATCGAGACGATCGCGTGTGCTCCCCTGCCCCAACCCACCGTCTATGCCCAGGCCGCTATGATCGGCGATACGGTCTATGTTGCCTGCGGACAGAGTAAGCCAGAGCTTACCAGTGCGACCAGTTCGTTGTGGAGCCTGGACCTTTCGCAGCCGGGCAGCCCGCAGGACTTCCAGTGGAAAGAGCTGCCCCCGCTGCCAGGGCCGACGCGGGCATTCGCGATGGTTGCTGCTCAGCACGATGGCTTCCACGATGCGATCTACGTAATGGGAGGACGCCGTGACGCCAATGGGCAAACGGAATTCCTCACCGACGTTTGGCAGTTCGTTCCTAAGACCAATACCTGGCACCAGCGCAAAGATGCTCCCAGGGCCATGATGGCCGGCGAAGCGATCGGTGTGGGACAGAGTCATATCTTCGTGCTTGCCAGTGCCGACGAAAGCAATTGGGGCAAAGAAGACCAGCTTAGGGACAACCACCCAGGCTTTCCCCAAGAAGCATTCGCTTACCACACCATCACCGACTCGTGGGCCCGCATTGGCGAAACACCTGCCTGTCCCGTAACGACGACCGCCGTGCGGTGGGGAGATTCCGTTATCCTGCCCAGCGGAGAGGTACGTCCTCGTGTTCGTTCGCCCCACATCTGGAAGATCACCGCCAGCACACCAGCCAAGAGCTTTGGGGTTTTGAATTACCTGGTGCTGTTTGGCTACCTGCTGGCCATGGTGGGCATTGGGGTTTACTTCACCCAGAAGAATAAGAACACCGACGACTACTTTCGCGGCGGCAAGCAGATCCCCTGGTGGGCCGCTGGCTGTAGCATCTTTGCGACTATGCTCAGCTCGTTGACGTTCACCGGGCTCCCTTCGAAAGCATTCGCACAAGATTGGGTGTATGCCGTCTCGAATTTCACGATTCCCGTGGTTGCGATTCTGGCGGTTTACGTCGCGTTACCCTTCTATCGTCGCATCGACGCAACCAGTGCCTACGAGTACCTGGAAATGCGTTTTGGTCGTTTGACGCGGATGTTTGCCAGTATGAGCTTCGTCTTCTTCCATCTTTTTCGGATGGCAATCGTGATGTCTCTCACCGCGTTGGCTTTGGCGGTGGCCACGCCTCTGACGCCGGTGCAATCGGTTCTGCTGATGGGCGTGCTGAGCATCGTCTACTGCACGATGGGTGGGATCGAGGCGGTAATCTGGACCGATACGATCCAAACGTTTGTCTTGCTGGGCGGTGCTATCTTGGCGCTGGTCTTATTGATAGGTGGGGTCGATGGTGGTTTCGCTGGTTTTTGGGATATTGCCCAATCGGCCGACAAGTTCAATATGGTGAACTCCAATTGGGACGTCACCAACGCCCAGGTTGCGTTGTGGGTGATCCTGGCCGGAGCCGTCGCGCAGAACATTTCTTCTTACACCGCAGATCAGGCCGTCGTGCAGCGATACGTCACAACATCGACCGAGCAACTAGCGGCTCGTTCGATTTGGATGAGTGCGATACTCACTATCCCGGCCACGATTTTATTCTTTGGGATCGGTACGGCGCTATTCGCCTTTTACCAAAGCCAGCCAGGAAAGCTTGATCCGCTGATTACAACCGATCAGATCTTTCCCCTGTTTATCGCGCGCGAAATACCTGTCGGTCTGGCAGGTTTGATCGTGGCTGGCGTCTTCGCGGCTGCCCAGTCGACTGTTTCGACCAGCATGAACTCGTCGGCGACGACAATCATCGTTGACTTTCTGCGGCCACTTCGCTTCTGCACGACCGAACGTGGATACTTGTACGCCGCCAGGACCTGTACGTTTCTGGTGGGGACGATCGGAACGCTTCTGGCGTTGCTATTTGTCAATCCGGATATTCGTTCGCTGTTCGATGCGTTCATTATGATCCTGGGGATCTTCATGGGCATCTTGGGCGGACTGTTTCTGTTGGGAGCATTTACCCGGCGAACGAATCAACTGGGCGCGCTGTGCGGCGCGTTGTTCGGAGCCGCGGCTATGTTGGCCTTGTGGAAATTCACCAGGGTCAACAGCTTCGTTTATCCGGCGGCGGGATTAACGGTTTGCTTTGTAGTCGGGTACGTGGCGAGCCTTTTCACGGGTGGTGCCCCGCCGAATCTGGCGGGGCTGACGATTTACGATGCTCCTTCCAGCGATGACGAACGGGCGATGCCGACAACCACTAGCCAGACCAACTAAACTTCAGCGGCTGCCCGGCTGATCAACTGCCTGGCGACGGTCTGAACGCCGGTGTGCTCGTAGTAGTCGGTTGTCATGTCGATTACCGAGGCCATCCAATCCATGCTTCCTTCCCAGCGATCGGAAACCCCTTTTAAGCTACCAGCGACCTTTTCGACCGTGATGCTGTGCTTCGCGACGAAATCCCCTGCCCAGTCTTTGATTGAACCCAACCCCTCTTGCATGAACCCGAGTTGCTCTTTGGTCGAGTCACCGGGAATCATGCCGGCAACGCGTTGAAAGCGTTCGTTACCGGCGAGTTCTGAAACGCCAGACGAATCGAGCATTCCCATCGCCTTCGAGACAAAGTCTGGTCCTAGCGGCAAGACCCCATCGACACACACCAATGCCGTCATCCGCATGAGTGCTTCGTGCCGATAGTCGGCCAACGACTCGACAAAGTCGCCGATGCTGTCCCCCGGAAGGCCATTGAGCGAACAAAACGCCACGATCTCGGCAACCAGCTTCAACCCAAGATCAACCGCCTGCGTAGTATCGGCCTTAGGAGTGACGTTATTCAAGAAGCTGAGAAAGCTGAAGTTTTCTGCCATCTTGGAAAGGAACGACGCGAAGCCGGCAACTCCTTGCGTGGAATCGATCGTCTGGTAAAGCCACAAAGTACGCTGGTATCCTTGCGACGAGTCGTTGAACAAGTAGATGGCTCTTTCGCCGACCTGCTGAATGAACTTTTCATCGGTCGACTTGGTGACGTCTTTCACCATCCCTTCAAAACTGGTGATGTTGGTGTATTCGCCCGGCGTTACCCAGTCGAGCGCCCCGAGAAGACTAGCCGTCAGGCCCATGCTCGGCAAATCGTCAACGACTTTGAAGAAAGGTCGTGCCATGATTCGTTTTCCTTACCACAAGAACCGCTAGAGAAGCATTTGTCAGTCGTTAGAACGCGTTGGCTAATCCACCCAGATCAAACTTTTCGAGCCACTTCATCCGATCCTCTTCGGTTAAAGCGTCTCCTTCCGATTGCACTTGAACCTGAAAGCGATCCGCCACTAGCATCGAAGTGGTCTTGTCGCGATGGACGACCGGGTAACCTTGAATACGGACCGTGGATCCCTGGTACTTTTCGCGTGCCGTCGGATTGTTGCGGGTATCGGAAATGGAAAGCATGGCGATCAGCTTGCCATCGCGATTGAGCGAGGCCTGCGAGAAGCCGTCTTTCTCTTGCTTATAGACGATGTCAACTCCGTCTGTCTGGGCCGGAAAAAACTTGTTGAAAACGGCTCCATCCAAGGCCGCTTCCGAGACGGCAGTAGCTCCTTCCTGAGTGGCCTGCTGGGCCGCGTCCCACCGCGACTCCGACTCCCAACAACCCAACAGAACTGGGCAGAGAACCAAAATTGAAATCAAGAACCATCGCGAGAAAGCCTGACGGTTATTCATGGGAAAACCACCCCCGAGGGTCGAGATAAGAGAAGTGTCATTCCCTTCAAGTTACCTAATTCCCTGATCTACTTCGCCTAAATTATTTGCAAAACATCAGAACTTAAACTTTCCTGACATGGCCTCCGACCAGGTTTACCTCAACGGTCAATTACATGTCGCATGGGTAGCGAAGATTTCTCGCCGGCGATATGAATAAAAGAGCAGCAATGGGTTCCTCTGGTTGAGACGATTGAGCGTATAACGAAGGACTTTGGATGAAATACGAGTTTCAAGAGGGACTACTCGAGCAGATTTTCGACTGCCTGGGGGACGTGGTTTATTGCGTGAAAGATCTGCAAGGACGCTACACGTTCGTGAACCATGCGTTCGCCGAACGGATAGGGGTGGCCGACCCGGCCGAGTTGATCGGCAAGCAGGCTTCTCAGTATTTCCCAGCGGAACTTGCTAAAGTTTACGACGACCAGGACCGGGAAGTGATCCGCACCGGGCAGCCATTGAAAGATCAATTGGAACTAATCTCTCAAGCCGATGGCTCGCGAGGCTGGTATTTATCGAACAAGTTCCCCCTGCTTAACAAAACGGGGGAAACGATCGGCCTGGTGGGTGTTTCGCAAGACCTGAATCAGCCCAGCGACAGCGATCTGGAACTGGCAGATTTGAATGTCGTTGTCGACTACATCCGACAGCACATCGCCCAGCCACTGAAGACGGAAGAGCTGGCCGAAGTGGTTCATCTATCGGTAACCCAGCTCGATCGGCGAATGCGGCGCGTGTTCCGTCTTTCGACCAAAAAGTTCGTGATGAAGTACCGACTGGACTTGGCCCAGCAACTGTTGTTATCCAGCGAAAAGTCCTTGTCCGAGATTGCTTTGGAGTGCGGTTTTAGCGACCAAAGCGCCTTCACCCGGCACTTTGGTGCCGCAGCCAACCAAACCCCGCTCGCGTACCGAAAGTCGCACCAGAAGCTGGGTTAGGAAAATCCGCTTTTTTTACCACCATATTTTGGCGTAAACTACCGTGCGCGGCGCTGGAAATGCTCAATACCTGAAGGGGTGGTCATTCCTAGAATTCAAACAAATGAATTTCTAGGCTTACTCCTGAAGGTATCACCGTGTCTATCGTCACGCAGTCGCAACGAAAAATGGATATTTCGATCATCGATGTTATCGCCCGCGAAGCGATTCCACTCGCGGCGGATATCCTTCGTGCATCGAAATCGCGTGAAACGACAGAAGACCGAGCCAACCTGGCCAAGGTTGCCGGGCTGATCAGCGATCATGACGGTAAAGAGCTTACGGTGGCGATGGCCGACCAGGTACTGCGGATTAAGAACCCGCGTCGCTCGGCATATCACTTGCAATCACTCGTGCAGCAGTATGGGCTGCCAAAATACTTCAGTCCCCTCGATCGCTGTTTATTGCAAATCGGCGTCTGGGCGGCACAAGTGGCACCGAGTCTGGTGATGCCACTGATTCGCAAGCGAATTCAAACCGACTCGTCCCACGTAATCATCTCGGCCGAACCACAGCCTTTCGCACGCTACCTCGAGCAGCGGAAGCGTGACGGGATTCGCATCAACCTGAACCAACTGGGGGAAGCGGTCCTCGGCCAGCAGGAAGCCGAACGTCGACTTCAAACGTACATCGAGCGCATTGAAGACCCCGCCATCAAATATGTCTCCGTGAAACTGTCGTCGGTTGCGGCCCATATTAGCTTGACCGGCTACAAAGAGACGCTGGCAGAACTGAAGGAACGGCTGCGTATTCTTTATCGCTCGGCGATGTCCGCGGGAGAGGGAAAGCACAAGTTCGTCAATCTCGACATGGAAGAATATCGCGACCTTTACTTGACGGTCGATGTCTTCCGCTCGGTATTGGACGAGCCCGAGTTTTGCGACCTTTCTGCAGGGATCGTATTGCAAGCCTACCTGCCTGATTCGCACGTCGCTCAGCAGTCCCTTACGCAGTGGGCCAGGCAGCGTGTTGCTCGAGGCGGAGCCGATATCAAGATTCGCCTGGTGAAGGGAGCCAACCTGGCCATGGAACAGGTCGAAGCCTCGCTCAATGGTTGGCCGCAAGCTCCTTACCATACCAAAAACGAAACCGATGCGAACTACAAGCGGATGGTCGAGTATGCATTTCGACCTGAAAACGCCGAGGCCGTACGCATTGGCCTGGCCAGTCACAACTTGTTCGATATCGCATTCGCACTGCGTCTGGCACAACATCGCGAAGTGACCCATCGCGTCGACTTCGAGATGCTGGAAGGTATGGCCAATGCCCAGGCTCGCGAGATGCGTGATCGTACCGGCGACCTGCTCGTTTATGCACCGATTTGCTACGACGCCGATTTCGACTCGGCGGTCGCCTACCTGGTTCGTCGCTTCGACGAGAATACCCAGCCAGGCAGCTTCCTTGGTTCGCTATTTGCCATGGAAGTCGACTCGCCTGCCTGGCACGAGCAAAGCCAGCGTTTCCTCGATGCGTGCCAACTGGCCCAGTCCGATCAGCTGGCCACTACTCCCAATCGCCGACAAGACCGAGGGACCGAGCACTTCATCCCCACCACTGTCGAGCAGCCATTCGCGAACGCTGCGAACACGGACTTTGCGATTCCCGCCAATCGCCAGTGGATCGAAGAGTTGGTCGACGTATGGAAAGACAAAACGTTCGGCACCATCCCCGTTCAAGTAGGAGGGGTCGAAGAAACGACCGAGAACCTCACCGATGGCCTCGATCCTTCCCGGCCAGGCAAGGTACTTTATCGCTACGCGAATGGGAATGCTACGCACGTGGAACTGGCACTACAAACGGCCAGCCAGTCTCAATCGGCGTGGGAGGAACTAGGTATCGAGAAGCGTGCTCAGATCCTACGCCAATTCGCCACCGTTGCCGCGCAGCAGCGTGGTGAAACGATTGGCGTGATGATGGGTGACGCTGGCAAGGCC carries:
- a CDS encoding sodium:solute symporter family transporter; this encodes MLLRRILCRQALLLVAATLLFATSTGESQAETQLDWTQLPDLPSELGVAGPFAGISNDALIVAGGANFPRPVWESNKQWVDAIHVLVRTSDGYSWKEGGTLPRPTAYGASVSTKLGVLCLGGNDTEDVFAEAYFLKWNGQKIETIACAPLPQPTVYAQAAMIGDTVYVACGQSKPELTSATSSLWSLDLSQPGSPQDFQWKELPPLPGPTRAFAMVAAQHDGFHDAIYVMGGRRDANGQTEFLTDVWQFVPKTNTWHQRKDAPRAMMAGEAIGVGQSHIFVLASADESNWGKEDQLRDNHPGFPQEAFAYHTITDSWARIGETPACPVTTTAVRWGDSVILPSGEVRPRVRSPHIWKITASTPAKSFGVLNYLVLFGYLLAMVGIGVYFTQKNKNTDDYFRGGKQIPWWAAGCSIFATMLSSLTFTGLPSKAFAQDWVYAVSNFTIPVVAILAVYVALPFYRRIDATSAYEYLEMRFGRLTRMFASMSFVFFHLFRMAIVMSLTALALAVATPLTPVQSVLLMGVLSIVYCTMGGIEAVIWTDTIQTFVLLGGAILALVLLIGGVDGGFAGFWDIAQSADKFNMVNSNWDVTNAQVALWVILAGAVAQNISSYTADQAVVQRYVTTSTEQLAARSIWMSAILTIPATILFFGIGTALFAFYQSQPGKLDPLITTDQIFPLFIAREIPVGLAGLIVAGVFAAAQSTVSTSMNSSATTIIVDFLRPLRFCTTERGYLYAARTCTFLVGTIGTLLALLFVNPDIRSLFDAFIMILGIFMGILGGLFLLGAFTRRTNQLGALCGALFGAAAMLALWKFTRVNSFVYPAAGLTVCFVVGYVASLFTGGAPPNLAGLTIYDAPSSDDERAMPTTTSQTN
- a CDS encoding AraC family transcriptional regulator; translated protein: MKYEFQEGLLEQIFDCLGDVVYCVKDLQGRYTFVNHAFAERIGVADPAELIGKQASQYFPAELAKVYDDQDREVIRTGQPLKDQLELISQADGSRGWYLSNKFPLLNKTGETIGLVGVSQDLNQPSDSDLELADLNVVVDYIRQHIAQPLKTEELAEVVHLSVTQLDRRMRRVFRLSTKKFVMKYRLDLAQQLLLSSEKSLSEIALECGFSDQSAFTRHFGAAANQTPLAYRKSHQKLG
- a CDS encoding proline dehydrogenase family protein: MSIVTQSQRKMDISIIDVIAREAIPLAADILRASKSRETTEDRANLAKVAGLISDHDGKELTVAMADQVLRIKNPRRSAYHLQSLVQQYGLPKYFSPLDRCLLQIGVWAAQVAPSLVMPLIRKRIQTDSSHVIISAEPQPFARYLEQRKRDGIRINLNQLGEAVLGQQEAERRLQTYIERIEDPAIKYVSVKLSSVAAHISLTGYKETLAELKERLRILYRSAMSAGEGKHKFVNLDMEEYRDLYLTVDVFRSVLDEPEFCDLSAGIVLQAYLPDSHVAQQSLTQWARQRVARGGADIKIRLVKGANLAMEQVEASLNGWPQAPYHTKNETDANYKRMVEYAFRPENAEAVRIGLASHNLFDIAFALRLAQHREVTHRVDFEMLEGMANAQAREMRDRTGDLLVYAPICYDADFDSAVAYLVRRFDENTQPGSFLGSLFAMEVDSPAWHEQSQRFLDACQLAQSDQLATTPNRRQDRGTEHFIPTTVEQPFANAANTDFAIPANRQWIEELVDVWKDKTFGTIPVQVGGVEETTENLTDGLDPSRPGKVLYRYANGNATHVELALQTASQSQSAWEELGIEKRAQILRQFATVAAQQRGETIGVMMGDAGKAVLESDAEISEAIDFADYYSRSLNTDGWNDGTTSSPAGVVVVTPPWNFPYAIPAGGCLAALMAGNSVILKPAPETVLTAWHLACQLWEAGVPREVLQFLPLVDGDDGKALLSDPRTSIVVLTGAYSTAQLFQSWRPDLRLYAETSGKNSMIISSAADLDLAIKDLVRSSFGHAGQKCSAASLAIVLRDVYESDQFRNQLRDAAASLHVAPAWDLSADVTPIIRPPHAELKRGLTQLDAGESWLLEPKMMDDNPCLWSPGIRLGVKPGSWYHRTECFGPVLGIICVDSFEEAIRIQNDNEFGLTGGLYSLDVDEIDAWRERVEVGNAYINRTTTGAIVQRQPFGGWKHSAVGPGAKAGGPNYVAAFRDWTETALPQATQPLSPELKELVAKLENGLKSEEERLELQAAAASYAHWWQNYFSLEHDPSALHGETNHFRYRPLPAYVIRALGENVKIVDLAKSFLLCHIAGIAWELSTDGENDWFHSLPSVMMQHGHIESQREFVNRNRAAKPGSLRMVGTFDPRWAEPLKQHGCRVLDSNCFTNGRLEWLGYLREQSVTEIVHRHGNTTSRQPQPR